The proteins below are encoded in one region of Sideroxydans lithotrophicus ES-1:
- a CDS encoding EAL domain-containing protein codes for MAGNTCATEVRVGLYENEPKIFTDANGAPSGILVDLLNTVAAEEKWQLSYVPCTWEECLKELEAGSIDLMPDVAFSPERALHFDFHTTPALYSWSQIYSRKGVDISSVLDLKGKRIALLAGGIQESAITAMFSGFNIKVQLIRTRSVEDAFRLTRSGQADAAVASHDYGDFHAPDYQLNGTPIIFQPTRLFYVTAKGRHPELLSGIDKDLSAWNRDPDSAYFKILQRWGGRTPASIVPPVVWRTLGGVSGVLLFSLLGLLFMRKQIRLRTQQLADSSSQLRATLDAIPDLLFEIGLDGHFYSYHSSRNDLLTAPATSFIGKKIGDVLPPDAADICMSALQEANMTGRSNGKTYALSLPQGESWFELSISKKQDAKNQAPRFIVLVRDVTQRKVNETHILRLTKLYAALSQCNQAIVRCSNKTELFPIICRDAVNFGGMKMAWIGILDQVTGLVEPVASYGAGTEYLDNLHVSIDGHEPGGSGPTGIALREDRPFWCQDFANDPVTAVWHERAAEYGWGASASIPLHCHGIVVGTLTLYAEEKNAFDEPARNLLLEMAMDISFALERFDAETERKKMSETLLKLSLAVEQSPNSIVITDLDANIEYANSNFTKVTGYSLDEVLGKNPRFMQSGKTPKATYEDMWAHLTRGEPWKGELFNRRKDGTEYIESVLISPVSQVDGRVMNYLAIKEDITEKRLTEERIEKLEHFDHLTGLPNRTQLNERFKYALSLAQRSGEQMTVMFLDLDHFKDINDTLGHSIGDQLLMDVAKRLKETLRDEDTVSRQGGDEFILILPGTDENGAAHVAAKLMEAVSQAFQFEQHELVATCSIGIAIYPHDGENFETLSKNADTAMYRVKHDGRNGFCFFTSEMQAHSARTLQLGNALRHALTRGQLHLHYQPQISTQDGHVVGAEALLRWQHPELGSISPAEFIPIAEDNGQIIPIGEWVLRTAIKQLKDWMDSGLPPMIMAVNLSAAQFRQSNLMELVTSILDESKVPHRYLELELTEAVAMDDPQLAIGVMDKLHTGGIKMSIDDFGTGYSSLSYLKRFKVYKLKIDQSFVHDITDDPDDKAIVAAIINMASSLGMQTIAEGVETAGQLSFLRLQGCNEVQGYYFSKPLPAEQFVSYLQKQGQ; via the coding sequence TTGGCCGGCAACACCTGTGCAACGGAGGTCCGTGTCGGCCTCTATGAGAACGAACCCAAGATATTCACCGATGCCAATGGAGCCCCATCCGGCATATTGGTCGACCTGCTGAATACAGTCGCAGCTGAAGAGAAATGGCAGCTCAGTTATGTTCCCTGTACATGGGAAGAATGCCTGAAGGAGCTCGAGGCCGGCAGCATCGATCTGATGCCGGATGTGGCCTTTTCTCCAGAACGCGCGCTGCATTTCGATTTCCATACCACACCTGCCTTATACAGTTGGTCGCAGATATATAGCCGCAAGGGTGTAGATATCTCTTCCGTTCTTGATCTGAAAGGCAAACGCATCGCATTGCTGGCTGGCGGCATTCAGGAAAGCGCGATCACTGCGATGTTTTCCGGGTTCAACATCAAGGTACAGTTGATCAGGACCAGGTCAGTAGAAGATGCCTTCCGTCTGACGCGCTCTGGCCAGGCAGACGCTGCGGTTGCCAGCCACGACTATGGCGACTTTCATGCGCCCGATTACCAACTCAACGGAACCCCGATCATTTTTCAGCCCACTCGTTTGTTCTATGTGACCGCCAAGGGACGGCACCCGGAACTGCTGAGTGGAATCGATAAAGACCTCTCGGCCTGGAACAGGGATCCCGATTCGGCATATTTCAAGATACTGCAACGTTGGGGCGGCCGAACCCCGGCCTCCATCGTTCCTCCCGTCGTATGGAGGACACTGGGGGGTGTCAGTGGGGTGTTGCTTTTTTCCCTGCTCGGATTGCTGTTCATGCGCAAACAGATCAGGCTGAGGACACAGCAGCTTGCAGATTCAAGCAGCCAGTTGCGGGCAACACTGGATGCCATACCCGATCTGCTGTTCGAGATCGGGCTGGATGGGCATTTTTACAGCTATCACTCCTCGCGCAATGACCTGTTGACAGCTCCCGCGACAAGTTTCATCGGCAAGAAGATCGGCGATGTCCTGCCTCCGGATGCCGCAGATATCTGCATGTCGGCACTACAGGAAGCGAACATGACAGGCCGTTCGAACGGCAAGACGTACGCGCTCTCCTTGCCGCAAGGCGAATCCTGGTTCGAACTCTCCATCTCAAAAAAACAGGACGCCAAGAATCAGGCACCCCGCTTCATCGTCCTTGTTCGCGACGTCACCCAACGCAAGGTAAACGAAACCCATATCCTGAGACTTACCAAACTCTACGCAGCATTGAGCCAATGCAATCAGGCCATCGTACGTTGCTCCAACAAGACCGAACTTTTCCCCATCATCTGCCGCGATGCGGTCAATTTCGGCGGCATGAAGATGGCCTGGATCGGCATCCTGGATCAAGTGACCGGACTGGTCGAACCGGTTGCTTCATATGGAGCCGGCACTGAATATCTGGACAATTTGCACGTTTCGATCGATGGTCATGAACCAGGAGGCAGCGGTCCTACCGGCATCGCGCTACGCGAAGACAGGCCATTCTGGTGCCAGGACTTTGCCAACGATCCGGTCACCGCCGTCTGGCATGAACGGGCTGCAGAATATGGCTGGGGTGCATCCGCATCCATTCCCCTGCATTGCCATGGCATCGTCGTCGGCACATTGACCCTGTATGCCGAAGAAAAGAATGCATTCGACGAACCCGCACGCAACCTTCTGCTCGAAATGGCGATGGATATCAGCTTCGCGCTGGAACGCTTTGACGCCGAAACGGAACGCAAAAAGATGTCCGAGACTTTGCTCAAATTATCGTTGGCAGTTGAGCAAAGCCCGAACAGCATCGTCATCACCGATCTGGATGCCAATATCGAATACGCCAATTCGAATTTCACCAAGGTGACCGGCTACAGTCTGGACGAAGTACTCGGCAAGAATCCGCGCTTCATGCAGTCAGGCAAGACGCCCAAAGCCACTTACGAGGACATGTGGGCACATCTGACGCGCGGCGAACCATGGAAGGGCGAGCTGTTCAACCGCCGCAAGGATGGCACTGAATACATAGAGTCCGTCCTCATATCCCCGGTAAGCCAAGTCGATGGTCGGGTGATGAACTACCTTGCCATCAAGGAAGACATCACCGAGAAAAGACTCACGGAGGAGCGCATCGAGAAACTGGAACATTTCGACCATCTCACCGGCCTGCCCAACCGTACCCAGCTCAACGAACGTTTCAAGTACGCACTCAGCCTGGCCCAGCGCAGCGGCGAACAGATGACCGTGATGTTCCTGGATCTCGATCACTTCAAGGACATCAACGACACGCTGGGACATTCCATCGGCGACCAGCTGCTGATGGATGTGGCAAAGCGGCTCAAGGAAACCTTGCGCGACGAAGATACCGTGTCGCGCCAGGGGGGCGATGAGTTCATCCTGATCCTGCCTGGCACCGACGAGAATGGCGCCGCACATGTCGCAGCAAAGCTGATGGAAGCCGTCTCCCAGGCATTCCAGTTCGAACAGCATGAACTTGTCGCCACCTGTTCGATCGGCATTGCCATCTATCCGCATGATGGGGAAAACTTCGAGACGCTCTCAAAGAACGCAGATACCGCGATGTATCGCGTCAAACACGATGGCAGGAACGGTTTTTGTTTCTTCACCTCCGAGATGCAGGCGCATTCAGCCCGCACCCTGCAACTGGGCAATGCACTGCGCCATGCACTGACACGCGGCCAGTTGCATCTGCACTATCAGCCCCAGATATCCACCCAGGACGGGCATGTCGTTGGTGCGGAAGCGTTGCTGCGCTGGCAGCATCCGGAGTTGGGTTCCATCTCTCCCGCTGAGTTCATACCGATCGCAGAGGACAATGGCCAGATCATACCGATCGGGGAATGGGTGCTGCGTACTGCGATCAAACAGTTGAAAGACTGGATGGACAGCGGGTTGCCGCCGATGATCATGGCGGTGAACCTTTCCGCGGCCCAATTCCGCCAATCCAACCTGATGGAACTGGTCACCAGCATCCTGGACGAATCGAAAGTGCCGCACAGATACCTTGAACTGGAACTGACCGAAGCGGTAGCCATGGATGATCCGCAGTTGGCCATTGGAGTGATGGATAAGCTCCATACCGGCGGCATCAAGATGTCCATAGACGATTTCGGCACCGGTTACTCTTCGCTGAGCTATTTGAAGCGCTTCAAGGTGTACAAGCTGAAGATAGACCAATCCTTTGTGCACGACATCACCGACGATCCAGATGATAAAGCGATCGTCGCCGCCATCATCAACATGGCCAGCAGCCTTGGCATGCAGACCATCGCGGAGGGGGTCGAGACTGCCGGGCAGCTGTCATTCCTGCGCCTGCAGGGATGCAATGAAGTCCAGGGGTATTACTTCAGCAAGCCGCTGCCCGCCGAACAGTTCGTCTCATACCTGCAGAAACAGGGGCAATAG
- a CDS encoding NADP(H)-dependent aldo-keto reductase, with product MEYRYLGGSDLKISVLGLGTMTFGEQNTEAEAHAQLDLAVASGVNFIDTAEMYPVAPRAETVHRTESYIGTWLKHQQRDKLIVATKIAGPARGFTWIRGTPRINREHITSAIEGSLRRLQTDYVDLYQIHWPDRYVPMFGATSYDVTQERDSTPIAEQLQVLAEFVKAGKIRHIGLSNETPWGVSEFVRCAEQSGLPKIVSVQNAYHLLNRTFESGLAETCHHANVGLLAYSPLAFGWLTGKYINDPKAKGRITLFPGFGQRYSKSNVPPATTEYMRIAREAGLTPAKMALAFARTRWFTSSILLGATTLDQLKENLGSAEITLSAEVLEQIESIHKLYPNPAP from the coding sequence ATGGAATACAGATACCTTGGCGGCAGTGATTTGAAGATCTCGGTATTGGGGCTGGGCACCATGACCTTTGGCGAGCAGAACACCGAGGCGGAGGCGCATGCCCAGCTTGACCTTGCCGTAGCGAGCGGGGTGAATTTCATCGATACCGCGGAGATGTATCCGGTCGCGCCGCGCGCCGAAACCGTGCATCGCACCGAAAGTTATATCGGCACCTGGCTAAAACACCAACAGCGGGACAAACTCATCGTTGCCACCAAGATTGCCGGCCCTGCACGCGGATTCACCTGGATACGCGGCACGCCGCGCATCAACCGCGAACACATCACCAGTGCCATCGAAGGCAGCCTGCGCAGACTGCAAACAGACTATGTCGACCTGTACCAGATCCACTGGCCAGACCGCTATGTGCCCATGTTTGGCGCGACCAGTTACGATGTGACGCAGGAGCGCGACAGCACGCCCATCGCCGAACAGCTGCAGGTACTGGCAGAATTCGTCAAAGCCGGAAAGATTCGCCACATCGGCCTCTCCAACGAGACGCCATGGGGCGTTTCAGAATTCGTTCGTTGTGCCGAACAATCGGGTTTGCCCAAGATCGTCAGTGTGCAGAACGCCTACCATTTGCTTAACCGCACTTTTGAAAGCGGCCTGGCCGAGACTTGCCACCACGCCAATGTCGGTCTGCTCGCCTATAGTCCGCTCGCATTCGGCTGGTTGACCGGCAAATACATCAACGACCCGAAAGCAAAAGGACGTATCACGCTTTTTCCCGGCTTCGGGCAACGTTACAGCAAATCCAACGTACCTCCCGCCACGACAGAATACATGCGCATCGCACGCGAAGCCGGACTCACTCCGGCGAAGATGGCGCTCGCCTTTGCCCGCACCCGATGGTTTACCAGCAGCATCCTGCTTGGCGCGACCACCCTTGATCAGCTCAAGGAGAACCTTGGCAGTGCAGAGATCACCCTATCGGCTGAGGTGCTTGAACAGATTGAATCCATTCACAAACTCTATCCGAATCCGGCACCTTGA
- a CDS encoding DODA-type extradiol aromatic ring-opening family dioxygenase, whose amino-acid sequence MMMPVLFLSHGAPTLPLEPGETGAVWKRLGAQLPRPSAILAISAHWETRIPTLSLAVQPETIHDFSGFPEELYRLQYPAPGAPQMAKSAAQLLQQAGIPVRLDDSHGLDHGAWVPLSLMFPQADIPVAQLSLQPEQDPAWHLELGRALRPLREQDVLIVGSGAITHNLRAVFTHPDHEPAPAWVTEFCDWIAARIAEGNLDALSAYRELAPHAEQNHPSDEHLLPLFVALGAASKVDDAHHLNRVMTFGLLAMDAWLFDGAG is encoded by the coding sequence ATGATGATGCCTGTCCTGTTTCTTTCGCATGGAGCCCCGACCCTGCCGCTTGAACCGGGCGAGACGGGGGCGGTCTGGAAAAGACTGGGAGCCCAATTGCCCAGACCTTCTGCCATTCTGGCGATCTCCGCGCATTGGGAGACGCGTATCCCCACGCTCAGCCTTGCGGTGCAGCCCGAGACCATCCACGATTTCAGCGGTTTTCCGGAAGAACTCTACCGCTTGCAATATCCGGCACCTGGCGCGCCGCAGATGGCGAAGTCAGCCGCGCAATTGTTACAGCAAGCGGGTATTCCAGTTCGGCTGGATGATTCACATGGACTCGATCACGGAGCATGGGTGCCCTTGAGTCTCATGTTCCCGCAGGCGGATATTCCCGTCGCCCAGCTATCGTTACAGCCCGAGCAAGACCCGGCATGGCACCTTGAGCTGGGTCGTGCTTTGCGTCCGCTGCGCGAACAGGACGTGCTGATCGTCGGGAGTGGCGCGATCACGCATAACCTGCGAGCCGTATTCACCCATCCCGATCATGAACCGGCGCCGGCATGGGTGACTGAATTCTGTGACTGGATCGCTGCCAGGATAGCGGAGGGAAACCTGGATGCGCTGAGCGCATATCGCGAGCTGGCGCCGCATGCAGAGCAGAACCATCCCAGCGATGAACATCTGCTGCCGCTGTTCGTGGCACTGGGTGCCGCTTCGAAAGTGGACGATGCGCATCACCTGAATCGTGTGATGACCTTTGGCTTGCTGGCGATGGATGCCTGGCTGTTCGACGGGGCAGGGTAA
- a CDS encoding FIST signal transduction protein: protein MSTTGMMHYLPEVEESAIERKLTELQAVHPELGICALLPEAQKDKVGVLQSVCSRCNVPLAGAIFPALVRDGNFLTSGVWLLCFRQMPHFALYDNLPTGSAEAELAAEKIANDIRAQIDHVPDMTLFMLFDAMVPNIGTLLDNIYLHLANRVHYAGANAGSETFQPMPCLFDRDRLVEKGVLVLLLTRHKGAILEHGYHTNPHTSYATSTSGNCISQIDWRPAFEVYQELVREHYGEEVTAENFYQYGVHFPFGIVRANHHVVVRIPVMLTDDGSLFCVGEVPPNSVLTLLKAPTVRTVETLHNLTEGLKKLNGDVSGSELLLFYCAGRRLHLGMQMATTELEAFAGLTHASQVAGALSLGEIGGSTVQGYPLFHNATLVASRW from the coding sequence ATGAGCACGACTGGCATGATGCATTACTTGCCCGAGGTGGAAGAGAGTGCCATCGAGCGTAAGCTGACGGAATTGCAGGCGGTCCATCCTGAACTGGGGATCTGTGCGCTGCTTCCCGAAGCGCAAAAAGACAAGGTTGGCGTGTTGCAGTCGGTTTGTTCCAGATGCAATGTGCCTCTGGCCGGCGCGATCTTCCCGGCATTGGTCAGGGACGGCAATTTCCTGACCAGCGGGGTGTGGTTGCTGTGCTTCAGGCAGATGCCCCATTTTGCGCTATACGACAACCTGCCGACGGGAAGCGCCGAGGCGGAACTGGCGGCAGAAAAGATCGCCAACGATATCCGCGCACAGATCGATCACGTCCCGGACATGACGCTGTTCATGCTGTTCGATGCCATGGTGCCGAACATCGGCACGCTGCTCGATAACATCTACCTGCATCTGGCGAACCGCGTCCACTATGCAGGGGCGAATGCGGGCAGCGAGACCTTCCAGCCCATGCCGTGCCTGTTCGATCGCGATCGCCTGGTGGAGAAGGGCGTGCTGGTATTGCTGCTGACCCGGCACAAAGGTGCGATCCTGGAGCATGGTTACCATACCAACCCGCATACCTCTTACGCGACATCGACCAGCGGCAACTGCATCTCGCAGATCGACTGGCGCCCGGCCTTCGAGGTGTATCAGGAGCTTGTTCGCGAGCATTACGGCGAAGAGGTGACGGCTGAGAACTTCTATCAGTATGGCGTTCATTTCCCGTTCGGTATCGTGCGCGCCAATCACCATGTGGTGGTGCGCATCCCGGTCATGTTGACCGATGACGGCTCGCTGTTCTGCGTGGGCGAAGTCCCGCCCAATTCGGTGCTGACCCTGCTTAAAGCCCCTACCGTACGCACGGTCGAGACATTGCATAACCTGACCGAAGGATTGAAGAAACTGAATGGGGATGTTTCCGGTTCGGAACTGTTGTTGTTCTATTGTGCGGGACGCAGATTGCATCTCGGGATGCAGATGGCAACGACCGAACTGGAGGCGTTTGCCGGGCTGACCCATGCCTCCCAGGTCGCCGGGGCACTTTCGCTCGGCGAGATAGGCGGCTCAACGGTGCAGGGCTACCCGTTGTTCCATAACGCTACTTTGGTGGCCTCGCGCTGGTAG
- a CDS encoding putative bifunctional diguanylate cyclase/phosphodiesterase — translation MDRDDILPVLYDLVVTIGSEISVKPLLTRTLQRLLYHTSFSAGFICLDVPPCNKHDGQAEVRLDAVVGDFDLIGVIGRNIALPCELIGETAGRESDQAALLSALRCTQMQYKSYLRLPIDHCGVIVLLAVEIPKTSLPLTTMLQPVLAHLAKAIVLCRNNDVHTRGLIDQRDLLETVFESSYSGVMITDAKGNIVEVNPAFTRITGYQSEEVQGRNPHLLASGRHDHTFYREMWDDILANGHWEGEIWDRRKNGEVYPSWMNINPVRDISGNLLYYVGIFSDVTKRKEAEAQIHQLAFYDPLTELPNRRLLNERLQQAFSVGARSGHHGAVLFLDLDNFKTLNDTKGHDIGDQLLIEVAKRLNSCVRNGDTVARLGGDEFVVVLESLSSVPDEAATQADLVAEKIRYALSQPYQLANHVHRTTPSIGVVMFRGHQQSLEEVLKFADTAMYQAKTAGRNAIRFYDPVMQASIEARAELEEELRQVVERNQLRLYYQVQMDSSNRPLGAEVLLRWQHPERGLVSPAQFIPMAEETGHIVPIGLWVLQTACTQLKVWQSDPLTCDLTLAVNVSAKQFRSMDFVSQVQRTLAQSGAKPSLLKLELTESLVLENVEDTIAKMRELKLLGVSFSMDDFGTGYSSLQYLKRLPLDQIKIDQSFVRDIASDSNDAAIVQTIIAMSEVLGLNVIAEGVETEAQREFLDLRGCHAFQGYLFGRPAPLAEFEAILRKA, via the coding sequence ATGGATCGCGACGACATCCTGCCGGTTCTGTACGACCTGGTGGTCACCATCGGCAGCGAGATCAGCGTCAAACCCCTGCTCACGAGGACGCTGCAGCGTTTGTTGTATCACACATCCTTTTCGGCAGGGTTCATCTGTCTGGACGTGCCGCCATGCAACAAGCACGACGGACAGGCCGAAGTTCGCCTCGATGCCGTGGTTGGAGATTTCGACCTGATCGGAGTGATCGGCCGGAACATCGCTTTGCCATGCGAACTGATCGGCGAAACGGCGGGGCGGGAATCAGACCAGGCGGCATTATTGTCCGCGTTGCGCTGCACGCAGATGCAATACAAGTCGTATCTCAGGCTGCCCATCGATCATTGCGGGGTGATCGTGCTGCTTGCAGTCGAGATACCGAAAACGTCCCTGCCTTTGACGACGATGTTGCAACCGGTTCTGGCGCACTTGGCAAAGGCCATTGTGCTTTGCCGCAACAACGATGTTCATACCCGCGGCTTGATCGATCAGCGCGACCTGTTGGAGACGGTGTTCGAGAGCAGCTACTCGGGCGTGATGATCACCGATGCCAAAGGGAATATCGTCGAGGTCAACCCCGCATTCACCCGCATCACGGGTTATCAGTCCGAAGAGGTCCAGGGCAGGAATCCGCACCTGCTGGCATCGGGACGGCACGACCACACGTTTTATCGGGAGATGTGGGACGATATTCTGGCAAACGGTCATTGGGAAGGCGAGATATGGGATCGCCGCAAGAATGGAGAGGTGTATCCGAGCTGGATGAACATCAACCCGGTGCGGGACATATCCGGCAATCTGCTGTATTACGTCGGCATCTTTTCCGACGTCACTAAGCGCAAGGAGGCCGAAGCGCAGATACATCAGCTGGCGTTCTATGATCCGCTGACCGAGCTGCCCAATCGACGCTTGCTGAACGAGCGCCTGCAACAGGCATTCTCGGTCGGGGCACGCAGCGGTCACCATGGTGCCGTGCTGTTCCTCGATCTGGATAACTTCAAGACACTTAACGATACCAAGGGCCATGATATCGGCGACCAGTTGCTGATTGAGGTGGCGAAGCGACTCAATAGCTGTGTGCGCAATGGCGATACCGTGGCACGCCTGGGAGGCGATGAGTTCGTGGTGGTGCTGGAATCCCTGAGTTCGGTCCCGGATGAGGCAGCGACCCAGGCCGATCTGGTCGCAGAGAAGATACGTTATGCCCTTAGCCAGCCTTATCAGCTGGCCAACCATGTTCACCGTACCACACCCAGCATCGGCGTCGTGATGTTCCGGGGGCACCAGCAAAGCCTGGAAGAAGTGTTGAAGTTCGCCGATACCGCGATGTATCAGGCCAAAACAGCGGGACGCAACGCCATACGATTCTATGATCCGGTGATGCAGGCTTCCATAGAGGCACGCGCTGAACTTGAAGAGGAGTTGAGGCAGGTGGTCGAGCGGAATCAACTTCGCCTTTACTACCAGGTGCAGATGGATAGCAGCAATCGTCCGTTGGGTGCGGAAGTGCTGTTGCGCTGGCAACACCCTGAACGAGGACTGGTCTCCCCGGCACAATTCATCCCGATGGCTGAGGAGACCGGGCATATCGTTCCGATCGGGCTGTGGGTATTGCAAACTGCCTGTACCCAGCTCAAAGTCTGGCAGAGCGATCCGTTGACGTGCGACCTGACCCTGGCGGTGAATGTGAGTGCCAAACAGTTTCGCAGCATGGATTTCGTCTCACAGGTACAGCGCACCTTGGCTCAGTCAGGGGCGAAACCGTCTTTGCTCAAACTCGAATTGACCGAAAGTCTCGTGCTGGAAAACGTCGAAGACACGATAGCCAAGATGCGTGAGTTGAAATTGCTGGGAGTGAGCTTTTCGATGGATGACTTCGGTACCGGATATTCGTCCCTGCAATATCTGAAGCGTCTGCCGCTGGACCAGATCAAGATAGACCAGTCCTTTGTGCGCGACATCGCCAGCGACTCCAATGATGCGGCTATCGTCCAGACCATCATTGCCATGAGCGAAGTGCTCGGATTGAACGTCATCGCCGAGGGCGTGGAAACCGAAGCGCAAAGGGAGTTTCTGGATTTGCGCGGCTGCCATGCCTTCCAGGGTTATCTGTTCGGAAGACCGGCCCCGCTGGCCGAGTTCGAGGCCATATTGCGCAAGGCTTAA
- the queF gene encoding preQ(1) synthase, which yields MTTQPTKTLETFPNPQPGRDYHIHMEIPEFTCLCPKTGQPDFATLILDYIADEKCVELKSLKLYIWSFRNEGHFHEDVTNRVLDDLVTATQPRFMRLTAKFYVRGGIFTNVVAEHRKAGWQPVPLVDLSQFQTQSNTRD from the coding sequence ATGACCACCCAACCCACTAAGACATTAGAGACCTTTCCCAATCCGCAACCCGGGCGCGACTACCACATCCACATGGAGATACCGGAATTCACTTGCCTGTGCCCCAAGACCGGCCAGCCGGACTTCGCCACCCTGATTCTGGATTACATCGCCGACGAGAAATGCGTGGAATTGAAGAGCCTGAAGCTCTATATCTGGTCGTTCCGCAACGAAGGGCATTTCCATGAGGACGTCACCAACCGAGTGCTGGATGACCTGGTTACCGCCACCCAGCCGCGCTTCATGCGCCTGACCGCCAAATTCTATGTGCGCGGGGGAATCTTCACCAACGTTGTGGCCGAACATCGCAAAGCCGGATGGCAACCGGTGCCGTTGGTCGACCTGAGCCAATTCCAGACGCAGTCGAATACGCGCGATTAA